Proteins encoded by one window of Sorex araneus isolate mSorAra2 chromosome 3, mSorAra2.pri, whole genome shotgun sequence:
- the LOC101553522 gene encoding olfactory receptor 10G3 yields the protein MERANSTVVTEFILTGIPYPLRLRTFLFVFFLFIYMLTQLGNLIILVTVWVDPQLHARPMYIFLGVLSVIDMGISTIIVPRLMMNFTLGIKPIPFGGCVCQLYFYHFLGSTQCFLYTLMAYDRYLAICKPLRYPVLMSAKLSALLVTGAWVAGSIHGAIQAILTFRLPFCGPNQVNYFFCDIPAVLRLACADTKVNEMVTFVDIGVVVASCFSLILLSYIQIIRAILKIQTADGRRRAFSTCGAHVTVVTVYYVPCAFIYLRPETNSPLDGAAALFPTAITPFLNPLIYTLRNQDVKLALKRMIRGRGSKTEV from the coding sequence ATGGAAAGAGCCAACAGCACAGTAGTCACCGAGTTCATCCTGACAGGAATTCCCTACCCACTCAGGCTAAGAACGTtcctttttgtattctttttgttCATCTACATGCTGACTCAGCTGGGGAACCTTATTATCCTGGTCACTGTCTGGGTAGATCCCCAGCTCCATGCCCGTCCCATGTACATCTTTCTTGGCGTTCTCTCCGTCATTGACATGGGCATCTCCACCATCATTGTTCCTCGCCTcatgatgaatttcactttaggCATCAAGCCTATTCCGTTTGGTGGCTGTGTGTGTCAACTCTATTTCTATCACTTCCTGGGCAGCACCCAGTGCTTCCTGTACACCCTCATGGCCTACGACAGGTACCTGGCCATCTGTAAGCCCCTGCGCTACCCTGTGCTCATGAGTGCTAAGCTGAGCGCCTTGCTCGTGACTGGAGCTTGGGTGGCAGGATCCATCCATGGGGCTATCCAGGCCATCCTTACCTTCCGCCTGCCCTTCTGTGGACCCAACCAAGTAAATTACTTCTTCTGTGATATCCCTGCTGTTTTGAGACTGGCCTGCGCTGATACCAAGGTCAATGAAATGGTGACCTTTGTGGACATTGGGGTAGTAGTCGCCAGCTGCTTCTCCCTTATCCTCCTCTCCTACATACAGATCATTCGGGCCATCCTGAAAATCCAAACAGCTGATGGGAGGCGTAGGGCTTTTTCTACCTGTGGAGCCCATGTAACTGTGGTCACCGTGTACTATGTGCCCTGTGCCTTTATCTACCTCAGGCCCGAAACCAACAGTCCCCTTGATGGGGCTGCTGCCCTATTCCCCACAGCCATCACTCCTTTCCTTAACCCCCTTATCTATACTCTGCGGAACCAAGATGTGAAACTGGCGCTGAAGAGAATGATACGAGGTCGTGGGAGTAAAACTGAGGTGTGA